The following coding sequences lie in one Carcharodon carcharias isolate sCarCar2 chromosome 5, sCarCar2.pri, whole genome shotgun sequence genomic window:
- the prss35 gene encoding inactive serine protease 35, with protein sequence MGTIKLLLLLSMSTLTFSFGIDTAEDYTWHLRRAPRVLERRTIIIGPPRFEAKTKLLINSTCGIACQKKLPRPTVSDLQNYLSYETMYNNGTRTLTEVDIREFDLKNELEFAQTRSHSRRKRQVFGLDSRFSIGNKHFITSYPFNTAVKISTGCTGILVSKKHVLTAAHCIHDGKDYVKGAKRLRVGFLKMRSKGGGKRRGSKRNKWSTKDKPSFQWSRVKRTQVPKGWFKGVADDIAVDYDYAILELKRPQKHKYMELGISPSVQNMPSNRIHFSGFDNDRPGKLVYRFCTVSDESNDLFYQYCDANPGSSGSGIYIRLKEPDKRVWKRKIIGVFSGHQWVDINGVQQDYNVAVRITPLKYAQICFWIHGNYADCRDG encoded by the coding sequence ATGGGAACGATAAAACTTTTATTATTACTTTCCATGAGCACATTAACATTCtcctttgggattgatactgcaGAAGATTATACCTGGCATTTACGAAGAGCACCCCGAGTGTTGGAAAGAAGAACCATAATCATAGGACCTCCAAGGTTTGAGGCTAAAACCAAACTGTTGATCAACTCTACCTGTGGGATTGCTTGCCAAAAGAAACTACCACGGCCAACTGTGTCTGACCTTCAGAATTACCTTTCTTATGAAACCATGTACAACAATGGGACACGTACATTGACTGAGGTAGATATCAGAGAATTTGACCTGAAAAACGAATTAGAGTTTGCTCAGACAAGAAGCCATTCTAGGAGGAAGAGGCAGGTCTTTGGGTTGGACAGCAGATTTAGTATTGGTAACAAGCATTTCATAACAAGCTATCCTTTTAATACAGCTGTGAAAATCTCCACAGGATGTACTGGGATTCTAGTGTCAAAGAAACATGTGCTGACGGCAGCTCACTGCATTCACGATGGTAAAGACTATGTGAAAGGTGCCAAAAGGCTAAGAGTAGGATTTTTAAAGATGAGATCCAAGGGGGGTGGAAAAAGGAGGGGATCTAAGAGGAATAAATGGTCAACTAAGGATAAGCCATCTTTCCAGTGGTCAAGAGTAAAGCGTACCCAAGTACCAAAAGGCTGGTTCAAAGGAGTGGCCGATGATATTGCAGTGGATTATGATTATGCTATTCTTGAATTAAAGAGACCTCAGAAACACAAGTATATGGAGCTAGGAATTAGTCCCTCTGTCCAGAATATGCCAAGCAACCGGATTCACTTTTCAGGCTTTGATAACGATAGACCAGGGAAATTGGTATATCGTTTCTGCACCGTGTCTGATGAATCCAATGATCTATTCTATCAATATTGTGATGCTAATCCTGGATCAAGTGGCTCAGGTATTTACATTCGTCTTAAGGAGCCAGACAAGCGTGTATGGAAACGCAAGATCATTGGAGTCTTTTCTGGTCATCAGTGGGTGGATATCAATGGTGTACAACAGGATTACAATGTGGCTGTGCGCATTACTCCACTTAAATATGCACAGATATGCTTCTGGATACACGGGAACTACGCTGATTGCAGAGATGGTTGA